One Cellulomonas soli DNA window includes the following coding sequences:
- a CDS encoding DUF5692 family protein: MFLFDSIPWYSALMWCVVLAGLIGLNEVTRRWRAAGLAFFVLLPLVLTIFVWPTTAGPDSSTGTWFHWVKVYSALAGCLGFMALRYHPNLAAKRWALVFPPLILALNIAEAVIRDFQVGGMTEGMHDGVYMIGGAWNYMNGIAGIINLVTICGWAGIFIGRSKSKDMIWPDMLWFWIVAYDLWNFAYVYNAVGDHSFYAGAALLISCTIPAFWLKKGAWLQHRAHTLALWMMFTMAVPTFVTDSTFSVQSSHDPAALFTVSALSLAANVAVLVYQVRTIARKRRNPLTGTELFEHLPQYQQVVAAEKPVPSQEPVGATA, translated from the coding sequence GTGTTCCTGTTCGATTCGATCCCGTGGTACTCGGCGTTGATGTGGTGCGTCGTGCTGGCCGGCCTGATCGGGCTGAACGAGGTGACGCGGCGCTGGCGGGCCGCCGGCCTCGCGTTCTTCGTCCTGCTGCCGCTCGTCCTGACGATCTTCGTGTGGCCGACGACCGCCGGCCCCGACTCCAGCACGGGCACCTGGTTCCACTGGGTCAAGGTCTACTCCGCGCTCGCCGGCTGCCTCGGCTTCATGGCGCTGCGCTACCACCCGAACCTGGCCGCCAAGCGCTGGGCCCTGGTGTTCCCGCCGCTGATCCTGGCGCTGAACATCGCCGAGGCCGTCATCCGTGACTTCCAGGTCGGCGGGATGACCGAAGGCATGCACGACGGCGTCTACATGATCGGTGGCGCCTGGAACTACATGAACGGCATCGCCGGCATCATCAACCTGGTCACGATCTGCGGCTGGGCGGGCATCTTCATCGGCCGCTCGAAGTCGAAGGACATGATCTGGCCGGACATGCTCTGGTTCTGGATCGTCGCCTACGACCTGTGGAACTTCGCCTACGTCTACAACGCGGTCGGCGACCACTCCTTCTACGCCGGTGCGGCCCTGCTGATCTCGTGCACGATCCCCGCGTTCTGGCTGAAGAAGGGCGCCTGGCTGCAGCACCGGGCGCACACGCTCGCGCTGTGGATGATGTTCACGATGGCCGTCCCGACGTTCGTCACCGACTCCACGTTCTCGGTGCAGTCCTCGCACGACCCCGCCGCGCTGTTCACGGTCAGCGCGCTCTCGCTCGCGGCCAACGTCGCGGTGCTCGTCTACCAGGTGCGCACGATCGCCCGGAAGCGGCGCAACCCGCTCACCGGCACCGAGCTCTTCGAGCACCTGCCGCAGTACCAGCAGGTCGTCGCCGCAGAGAAGCCCGTCCCGAGCCAGGAGCCGGTGGGCGCGACCGCCTGA
- the dapB gene encoding 4-hydroxy-tetrahydrodipicolinate reductase, translating to MGRTVVEAVESAEDLELVARVDADGDLSAVTDAGAQVAVDFTVPSVTEANVHTLVDAGVHVVVGTTGWDDAALGRVRDHLVHAPAVGVLVAPNFALGAVLTMAFAAQAARWFESVEVVELHHPDKVDAPSGTARHTAAGIAAARAAAGVGPSPDATSQQIEGARGADVDGVRVHAVRLRGLVAHEEVLLGNPGEMLTIRHDSFDRISFMPGVLLGVRQVARHPGLTVGLEHLLDLGGRR from the coding sequence ATGGGCAGGACCGTGGTGGAGGCGGTGGAGTCGGCCGAGGACCTCGAGCTCGTCGCCCGCGTCGACGCCGACGGGGACCTGAGCGCCGTGACCGACGCCGGGGCGCAGGTGGCCGTGGACTTCACCGTCCCGTCCGTGACCGAGGCCAACGTCCACACGCTCGTGGACGCCGGCGTGCACGTCGTGGTCGGCACCACCGGGTGGGACGACGCCGCGCTCGGGCGCGTCCGCGACCACCTCGTGCACGCCCCCGCGGTCGGCGTCCTCGTCGCCCCGAACTTCGCGCTCGGTGCCGTGCTCACCATGGCGTTCGCCGCACAGGCCGCGCGCTGGTTCGAGTCGGTCGAGGTCGTCGAGCTGCACCACCCCGACAAGGTCGACGCGCCGTCGGGCACCGCCCGGCACACCGCCGCGGGCATCGCCGCGGCCCGCGCCGCAGCCGGCGTCGGTCCCAGCCCGGACGCAACCAGCCAGCAGATCGAGGGTGCACGCGGCGCGGACGTCGACGGCGTCCGGGTGCACGCGGTGCGGCTGCGCGGGCTGGTGGCCCACGAAGAGGTGCTGCTGGGCAACCCCGGCGAGATGCTCACGATCCGGCACGACTCGTTCGACCGCATCAGCTTCATGCCCGGCGTGCTGCTCGGCGTCCGTCAGGTGGCCCGGCACCCCGGCCTGACCGTCGGGCTGGAGCACCTGCTCGACCTCGGGGGCCGGCGATGA
- a CDS encoding TetR/AcrR family transcriptional regulator: protein MEPRTAPAATTPARAGGRARRTVLPPEVRRDAIVDAAHAVFAEKGIARTTTSDIARAAGVTRGLVYHYFPETEQIVDAVLDRYVAGFAASVREWDARRQTGRIEDALRDIMVLFRNHLAARDPLRVDLLSVDNAALYRRYVDRAVEAVVDALQVTTVEAYARRHRIEIVHVRETFVVLVHGLLGLVRTHPDTPEHVLAAITRQTLHLDAGPEPLPAPQTEPASDEAPTGDREHGRPTPKE from the coding sequence ATGGAGCCACGAACGGCCCCGGCGGCGACGACCCCGGCCCGGGCAGGAGGCCGTGCGCGGCGCACGGTCCTGCCGCCCGAGGTCCGGCGCGATGCGATCGTCGACGCGGCGCACGCGGTCTTCGCGGAGAAGGGCATCGCCCGCACGACGACCTCCGACATCGCCCGTGCCGCCGGCGTCACCCGCGGCCTCGTCTACCACTACTTCCCGGAGACCGAGCAGATCGTCGACGCCGTGCTCGACCGCTACGTCGCCGGGTTCGCAGCCTCCGTCCGCGAGTGGGACGCCCGGCGGCAGACCGGACGCATCGAGGACGCGCTGCGCGACATCATGGTGCTCTTCCGCAACCACCTCGCCGCCCGGGACCCGCTGCGCGTGGACCTGCTGAGCGTCGACAACGCCGCGCTCTACCGCCGGTACGTCGACCGCGCCGTCGAGGCCGTCGTCGACGCCCTGCAGGTCACGACCGTCGAGGCGTACGCCCGCCGGCACCGCATCGAGATCGTGCACGTGCGCGAGACGTTCGTGGTGCTCGTGCACGGCCTGCTCGGGCTCGTGCGGACCCATCCGGACACGCCCGAGCACGTGCTGGCGGCGATCACCCGCCAGACGCTCCACCTGGACGCCGGCCCCGAACCCCTGCCGGCACCGCAGACCGAACCCGCCTCGGACGAGGCACCTACCGGCGACCGTGAACACGGCCGTCCGACCCCGAAGGAGTGA